attgatatatattaggaagcagaattgtattcgatatcaattagaagtttatcttgtaactgtgtagtatataaacacagacatagggtttacactatatgtgttattattatcgaaaatattattcatcgtaaccctagcagctctcgtgataatttgttcaacactgagagaggacagttccatattataacagagtttattatgatgaataaaatctattttctgttacttgagttcttatattcgatttgactgtagtaaacactgtattcaacccccttctacagtgtgtgtgacctaacaaactaACATATATACCATACACATCATCTCCATATCCCAAAAAAATCACATAATATATATTTGGGTATTAATCCAAACTAAATGCAGAATCCACAAAACAAGACCTTAATCCGTCAAACTCATAAATATTTACTACTAAAGTCAAACCCAAAACTACAAATTCTGATAATTCACCACCCTAATAGTTAATAGTACTAGCTACACCAGCAAAATCAACCAACGACCGAAAGTTAGGAACACAAACTTAGTACCACACCCAATTAAGTTTACAAAACTAACTCCCTATTAAGCATACAGTCAAATATGTTCTTAGATGAACTTCAACGCCTCAATATGCACCTCATCGAGTTCAGCCTCAGTGTAAGACCTTTGAGTCTTGTTCATCCACAACATGTGCAATAAGTACCAAATTTGATTAATTAACGTAAACACAATACCTTAATAAGGCACATACTATAATTGAGTTATATATACATACTAACTCTGGAAGTATAGAAAAATATCTGAAAAAATAAAATGGGCAGATATAATTTAACCTTAGTCGTAAAAGTCAATTCCTTGTCATGTGATCTCTTTCATGTAACGCATTACAATGTAACCACATTCATGACCACCAGGTTATTTAGGAGATCcctaatttaataataataaaaaggaaTATATCATATAActtggaaaaaaataaaaatttaatcacACAGTGGAATGGAGTGTAAAAATACATACATTGAGAAACTTTACTTTTTGCATCTTGCTTCCCCTACCTGTTTCGACATTAAAAGATTTGACTGCACTGTAAAATAAAAAGAGACTCTAATGTCTAACCTATCAGAACTTCCTAAAGGTAACCGGAAGAGGATGCGGCCTTTGAAAGTGTATCTTCCATAACAACCACTTAAGTCATTTATCACTCGCAGGAATACTCACTCTGGTTTTCTGAGTTTGCTAGCGAATGTACATTAATAATATGGACTGAAAATGATCTTTAACAGAAGTTGTCAAGTCAAACGATTTTGCATTCAGAAAATTTTTAAAAGGTAGTTCAATTTCATAACAATGTTCTGCGTGATTAACAAAATTGGTCGTGAATTGTCTCAGTGTTATACAAGAACTTGGTCGTTACTTTCTTAATAATGAAATCAAAGGATTTGGTGCATCAGATTTTAATGAAATCTATAATTTTATGCCAAATTATGTTGACATAAATGTTATTATTGtgaatatataatattattacTATGATATAAGTTTATAAGTTTTACACCAGAGTCAGAATTATCAGTTAATATGTCTTGTTATTATTCTCAGTATATATAACATGAATGAGAGGTCCTATTTATATGACAAGAACACATGCTATCTAAGTGTAAAATCAAGATATGAAAATAAGACCCTTTAGGGTTCATGCACATATTAATGACTCCGTGTATTGGTATCAAGAATATATTTAACTTAACTAGTTGTATTTCATTTCCCTTGTATCAATATATATGCATATTTTCTAGTAACTTTAACAATCATTCGTGTATTTATCTATAACACTCCCCCTTATTGTCAAATGTTAGTTATTACAAGGATTGTCCGCCTCATTAAAATTTTGCAAGTAAAAACTCTCTCGGATAAAAAACTCGACGAAGAAAAAATAGTTCATCCTCCCCCCTGAATAAAACGTCTCACAGTTTGATATCTTGTTGTAGCAATTATTTATGTCTTCCTGTTCCAATATTATTTCGCAGTTTTTCAAAAGTTGAGGTGGATAGTGACTTTGTAAGTAAATCAGCGAGATTAATACATAAGCGCACTTGTTGTACATCAATATCACTATTTTCCCATAGTTAATGCGTATAGAAAACATTTGGTAAGATATTCTTGGTTCGATCCActttgatatatccttccttTAACTATCTGATACAAGCTGTATTATCTTCAAACAAAATAGTAGGACTGTCTGAAATACTTGATAATCCACACGATTCTCCAATATGTTGAATTACAGACCTTAACCATATGCATTCCCTACTTGCTTTATGAATTGCAAGTAACTCTGCGTGGTTGGATGAAATTGCTGACATAGTCTATTTCATAGACTTCCAAGAGATAACAATGCCATAATATCCAGCATCCGCATATCCAACTAGCTGCGATGTTGAACTGTTTGAAAGGATTAGTCCAAGATCAACTGTCCCACGAAGATATTCGAATATATGTTTGATCCCATCCCAATTTCTTTTAGTTGGATCTAAAATAAATCTCGCCAAAAGTTTCATTACAAATGCAATATCAGGTCTTGTGTTATTTGCAAGATACATAAAATCTCCAATGACACTAAGATATGGAACTTCAGACCCAAGTGCATCTTCGTCTTCTTTTCTAGGTAGAAATGGATATTTTTCAACTTTGAGTGATCGAACAACCATTTGTGTCGTTAATGGATGAGTTTTGTCCATGTACAACCGATTATGAATCTTTTTTGTATAAGTTGACTGATGAACAAATATTCCCAAAAATAAGTGCTCCACATATATACCTCAACACCTCTCGCTCTAGAAAAAGCCCTTTCTCGATCTTGTGTTTTTCatgatctttcatttcaaacacAGTTTTCAAATAGCAACAATGTTAGTAATATCTTTGGAAGTACCGATAATatttaaatcatccacatatacatcaATAATAACCAAACCAGTTGATGGCCTTTTGATAAACACACATGGACACTCTTGATTATTAACATACacatcatttaataaatattaactAATGCTATCATAAAACATACGACCAGACTATTTTAAGCCATATAATGATCGTTATAAATTAACTGAGTATAAATATTAATGCTTAGTTTCAGATATCTTTAATCCTTCAGGGATTTTTATATAAATATCACTATCAAGTGATCCATAAAGGTAGGCTGTAACAACGTCCATGAGACATGTTTCCAAACTTTCCATACAAGCCATACCCATTAGAAAATGAAAAGAACTCCATCCAACACAGGAGAGTAAGTTTGCTGGTAATCAAATCTAGGCCTTTGAGAGAATCTCTGGGCTACTAGTTTAGCTttatatctcacaatttcatttCTCTAATTCATTTTTCGTACAAACACCCATCTAATCCTAACTGGGATCACAGCAACTGGTGTTTGGATTGCAGTTCCAAATATATTTCTCTTGCGCAAGGATTGCAATTCTTCCTGTATTGCAATTTTTTATTTTGGCCAATCATATCTTTGTCGACAGTCTTCCACACTTTATGATTCGGGATCAGAGTTCATAATAATATCACATGCCACTGAAAAAGCATATACATCATCAATCTCAATACTTCCACGATCCAATAATATCCCGTTATGTATATAACTCAGTGATATCTCATAATTTTCAGGTACTTTTGCTTCTATTGAAGCATGTGCACTTCAGGGGAAATATCCTCTTCTGGAGGAAATACCACTTCAGGGGCTTTAACCTCTTCCGGAGGTGATACTGCTTCTGGGATATTTGATATTGCCACTTCATGGGCTTGAACCTCTTCAGGAGGTAATATCACTTCTGGGGTATTATCTGGAACATTTGCCACTTCAAGGGCATTTTCTATCAATTTTCATGTTTGTGGTACAACATCTTTTGTACCAACAGGTCTACCACTCTTTTGGCATGGTTCTAAATTATCAACCAATTTTTCAGGAATTGATTTACGAATAGGGATTTCGACCCTTTTCGGAGCATTAACAGCAtgtatatgtgattttataaCATGTTTAAAATCATTAAAAGCATCCATCatttgattaaaaatattttgcatatgaatGATTCTTATAATCTCAGATACACAATATTTAGTACGCGGATCAATAGCATTTAATCCTGATACATTGCATGATAATTACGAATTTAACTTATGTAAAACATTATCTCCCTCAAATGAAGGGAACACAGACTCATCAAAATGACAATCAATATATTGAGCAATAAATATATCACCACTCAATCCTTCAAGATATCTTATAATAgatggttaattaaaaccaacATAGGTGCAATAGGAACATATACGACACTACCAAAAATCTTAAAATGTGAAATATTAGGGGTTTGACCAAGAAGTAACTCATGAGGAGATTGTTTGTGGTAAACAGACGGTCTTATCTAAATTACATTTGCAACATGAAGCATTGCGTGACCCCAAATAGAAGTAGGTAATTTAGCTCTTAGAAGTAAGGTTCGTGCAAAAAAACTGAAGTCTTATAATTAAGGATTCCGCTAAATCATTTTGTGTATGCAAGTGAGCTACGGGGTGTTCGACAGAGATTCCTAATGAAATATAATAATCATTGAAAGTAGAAGAGATAAATTCAGCGATATTATCTAGTCAAATTGATTTGATAGGATTATCGGGAAATTGTGCTCATAATTTGATTTATCTTAGCAAGAAGCTTGATAAAGGATGTATTTATGGTCGAGAGTAGACAGACATGAGACCATCTATTTGAAACATCAATTAGAACTATAAAAATTTAAATGTTCCAGATGATTGATGAATATGACCACATATATCACCTTGAATTCTTTCTAAAAAATTTGGAGACTCATTTTGAAGTTTAACTGGAAATGGTCGAATAATTAATTTTTCCAAAGAACATGCTGGACAAGGAAGTTCATCACGTGGTATGACCTTTTGATTCTTAGGGGGATATCCTGTAAAATTTTCTATAATACAACGCATCATGGATAATCCTGAATGATCAAGTCGTTCATGCCAAAGGGTGATTTATTTTGGGTCTATGATGTTAGGAGTGGTGATATTGTGAGACTCGATGATTTTAATTTATGTAGCATATAATTTAGAGGAGATTGATTGTAATTTTTCTATGATATTCTTATGGCCTGAGATAGTCGCGGTGATAAGAAGATATTCTTTTTCATCTTCACTAGTGGTTTCTATGTGTAAACCATTAAAACAAATATCTTTAAAACTTAGAAGATTCTTAGTGGATTTGCTAGAATATAGAGTATCATGTATGTCAATTTGTGTCTCATTTGGTAGTATAAAATAGCTTCCTCAAAACATTCTATTATATTTGATGTGCCCAAAATTGTCCAAATATGTAAGTTGGTTTTAGTAAGATTGTGTGAGTATAGTTGTGCAGTCAGTAATGCATATTTCTCCCATATTTATGCTGTGTACATTTAAGTGAACAATAATTTTATTAATGCAAACAACGTACAAGAACATAACACAAGTACATGAAAGCAGAATATTAAAACGAGCACGTCTAAAACATAATAACAAGATGTTTAGCTGTGCGACAAGTTCATCGCCAATACCCATGGGCCCCAAATCTGAGATAGATATCCTTAGTATTGTCCTCTTATGGTGCCCTTCTTTTATTTGGCATTTCATATGGCCACTTCTGGTGGTCAGAGTTGTTGTAACCATCATGGTGCCACGTCAGGTGGCCAGAGTTATAATGATTATGAAATCGGCCTTGAAAGTTTTCACACCCACGGTTTCATCCATAACCTCGTACTCCTCTATTCCTTTTTCCACGCTCGTTCTTCTGGAATGACGTGTTATGTACTTGACGTAACTAGGAAGAGCCTGTGGGGCGTATCTGATGATTTTTCAGTAACAACTCATTATTCTTTTCATCAACAAGAAGGAGAGGTATTAGCTCATTATACTTACAAAATTCCGCTGCATATACTGTTGTGCCAGAATCATAGTATTTGGTTGTGTTAGGAATCAAgcctaaattctgatgataaataaaactacatttgtatAATTATGTTAAGATGAAATGTAACCTCTAACTTCTAACTATCCTAAGGGATAGCAAGTGAAGGAGTAACCCATCAAATGATGTGGTCACTGTAACATCTTTTCTGAGATCTCAATAAACAGATATCAATGTATTTATTCATTCAGAAGTCATATTGACTCAATGGATAACCTAGAATAGTATGGCTAAGTGTAAATATTCGATGCCATGTAATTCAGATTAAGTAAAGTGAATCTTCGACTGCTAAATGAAGAGAAGCATCAACTGTTATATACGTCAGCCTATCAACTGCTAAGAAATTGACCATCAATggtgttagtcgctaaacacgcgctaataatacacgcaagtatacacgttcgcaagtaatatagaataatttctagttcgttcccacagagactgactttggttaactaattaatttatgcacttatgcaccgaTGATATAGTTATTATCCAAtactaagacgaataacaatttgggtcTAATTATAACTACAatttaaactaacaattataactaagtgCATAGAGAGAGTTGTATaaggtaacaaaataaaaaggatttaaaattcaaggattataagagaggatcataaaaggaatataatgtattgagaaaggttaagggaacccaagtaataagatcccgggtatgatccctcaaacgataaacgagaacgaaagttaagcgaaccgtataatagatcagcggtcattagccaagtgattaggagttaatcaaagagttagtggagggtgatgtcatctcaccaacaagaagaggacaaacgtgggatgatgacataagaggatgacatgagcatgacaaaaagggaaggaagtgttggttgattctaaaccacacaaaattcaccatggttaaaagtaattaatcaaaacaaaagaTAGCAAacaagccaaggcaaaacaaatcataaaacataaattagaagttgacttttgctttccaagaacaaaagctctcggccaaaaccagagaagcaacttcaaactaccatatctccttcaatactcactcaaatagtatgttctatagctctttggaaaggtagtgagatggcctacaactcttgttcacaagtctcgtccaaataagcatggtaagaccctcttTTTGACAGTTtgttcaatctgacttttagaaacttcaaaaccaaactttgtgttcttgatttctttggaaagatcaagcttgtaggaggctccgtaagacttcctagctactctaatcactccaaggaaggtataacacctccaaaccctaactttaatttgattattaagatggttttgatggttatagtaaatgagaagcatgatgcttgtgtgtttagagtttggattggatttgtagtgatttggatgttgaaatcttgtttatagttaatgaaacttaagtatagctagtagttcatgtgtggagttatataaattggaaaatcttaagttttggggactgatttagtaaggtttggatgagggttggttgtattgttggttgtgagttgaatggtggttgtttggagtggtttaaaacttggtaatcgcgtaaacatagccgtcgtaatgccaaatttcatacaactgcttgttcttagtgttcgggatagagagctaactattgaatctgtgacttttccatgtttagttagattatgtcataagcttcgttttgatatgtggttcgcttgaatccgatgtacggtttaggagaaacgaccgttttaagtaatggcgttttgcgaacgaaccattacccctcaccttactttgaaacattggttaaggaccttaagtgactaattgggatatgcaacaattatgtaaagtggattaggaagttggtagagtactcgcgaaagaatcgccttaaaactcttaatggttaatttattaaaaatggtggagccgagggtactcgagcgacttaagtgaatcgttaagcgcaaaagcgaacgttagggtctaattggttaaagtatagattcttaagcgactttggtttaattccaacttatatgttgtttataggttaccagactcgtcccaacccttttatcacccccagtcgctcagacaagttttctacccgttatactgttcttgtgatgtatacatatgtatatgcattatcttgtgatagatgcatgatggttaattagcaaattcttgtgatatattggagcatgtgatatggtatatatgcatgcctgtttcgtaatcttgatacatatatctgttgatttagttgcataatacctatgctagagataagcagtatttgcgtatacccttagtataggggaccccaaggtgaacattttctaaaactgggagttgatattcccgagtatattatatatatatatttatatatatatattgatatagttttcaaaaatattaatcgaataaggtttattcgataactttattttatttaatgaatattagttaaatattcattcgaggacttatgactcagtttattttatttaatgaataatatttgaatattcattcgaggacttatgactcgctttattttatttaatgaatattattttgaatattcatttgaggacttatgactccgcttatttattaaataatattctttattttattaaagaataatgtttcgataatcaaacttattttcgattattcaaataaagatcatactttcgtataagtatatctttggttatttaatatccatttcaagtatgagttttaaaacttttacttcaattatttttataaggattatccttatgggaatattatttaaataataatattcagatattttctaatatgccgggactgatttatttcattaaatcagcatttctccaaacattcttaaaaatgttttcgagtcttcaaaatgattttaaaagttagagcggatcccaaaactcatttttatatttcagatcttcctttcaaaggggatttaaatactcgctcaaaacctgagggatccggctctgtggtgtattttatattcacaacttggttgctgttttgagacaacaatttgattacttgcccaatgttcgggaagtaagtccatctgattgagtcggcataagcgacaggccagggtacggtctatgaaggtttaagaggctgggtgacagtccatccacgcgtgagtggtcgggtaacggtctagcgcgaggtccgaatgcggccagggtgatgaccggcgaggaattcatccatctacagtagaaaaggttactttttggtatctttgcctgatcagcaagatatcaggtttatgccaaggttttctcctttccaaattcattggatattgcaactctgtttataattttcataacagaggtttcaaggagtgtatgaaatgtatatatatataggtatatatatatcggaacttaatgaagtatctcataacttcattatttataattatatttcaaggattgaatctattcaagtcttatcttgtagtctcatctatgtgatgaacttttgaaactaattataacttgaacggtggtagttcaagtagtatttggaaaagatataagtatattggaatatcttgtaacttcatcttttcaacttatatctggttaatgattatcttatgcatgacaaagattttcaaaaaaatgttaagacaaggttagatatatgagatcaccttgcaacgatatttttatacagttataaactggaactctgtgtatattatacatggcagaggatttcaaagattttgaaaagtatataggtatatattgaatattttgtgacttggtcgcgttaagatatcaacttggttcatttcttcttaaccaagactttcttgagtactatgagaatgctcatatattgtaaattattatacatattatttcggtgggcttgttgctcacccttgctttcttatttcatcacacaacatcagatagacaagatgaacaggatcaagctcccaattcgcgagcggatatgaaacgttccacagtttcctgtaggcgttgatgccgttgtagctgaggtaggatctaccaataggccaggctttcaacttttgatgtaccagacttatgtatattatgaattgtaataatggcaaagaaatgtaaatttattcagaacccttttgaggtgtaatggcttttaattgtggaataaaatgacttgtgttatttttggtattcatctctgagactataacttgtggtgtgtgtgtatatattgtggggtcacagtacgcagtagttggctgactgttaagattaagtattgacaagggaaatggaactcgtgacaacccggatccccgaccccggatttgggtgtgttacagaagtggtatcagagctaagcgttataaacctcagagatgatatgacgttaagataataagttcactaagataataagaactcttgccaagttcatagtcggactacgtaacgtagtactgacagttaaaacccttatgggaacccttataaatatcgtgataaaagTGTAGgtcgttatcgtatatggtagtgggactccgaaccctgaggttgaggagcaacaatgcgatgatgttttattacttattggagatcagattgtggatctgatagagcgtcctaacgcgggaccggatgatgttcatattgaggatgtagcggttaaggatattgtcctagaagggattgttgctgaggaggatcccgtggaggatcctgacaagaatgaataaaggaccactgaggaattgataaccatggttagggcgactaccagaggtaggattggccggtcactaccggaggttcgttcaagtttgtaaagatagcaGCCCTTTTAAGCGTGGCTTACTCGttagactgagaagtttgaatggacagagaaatgcgagaacagctttcaagaactgaagaaaggattggtgacgacccctgcGTTGGAATTTCCGTAGGGAAAAAGGAgattatgtgatttatagtgatgcttcgcacaagggattagggtgcgtgcttatgcaacacatcaaggtaatcgcgtacgtatcaagacaattaagggaatataaaattcgatatccccacctatgagcttgggctcgtggcaatagtttttctCTAAAGATTGGAGCCACTACGTGTATgtagagaagtgcgagatttacacaagccataagtgctctagtgcattttcacgcagaaagagctcaacatgcgccagaggaggtggttagagctaattaaggattacgattatgagattctttatcatccagggaaatcCAATATGGTGGCTAATGCCTTAGTAGAAAGGGAAGACTCAAGGTGATtatgtctttgggagagttgataagaaattttgagaaaatgaaaataggaGTGAACGCAAatggagccggtactgaaaagttgtttgagattgtaatgcaacccgaattattgaaaaagatcatattatGCCAAGAAAATGTGATAAATGAatgcagagagccaacaaatagagaagagattaataccgagaaagatgataagggaataataaggtattcctacagaatttgggttccaaacgttcaaaagcttaaggacgagatcttagatgaaagccatagttcgaggaataagatttagggcaaaccctgaatgtgatagtcagggaggtcgccatcaagaaagaaagaacccataatataatgaaatgaaaaacaaggatttttaacgtataagataaccccgattatgggagaaggttggaacatttcatactgagaaaacagaagtcgaacaagatagggagaacgaggatggtactcctattgggcaattcatggacctgcctaaacagaacttagactattatccacaaccaccaccctgaggaaacaatgcggtgagaaattctttctgGTCCTTTAAGTCGCTAGGCTCTCAGAGTTCCAAAGAACAtgctgacccagtcgaggaaagagcttggctaaaggaaatgtaggaatcatttgagattctaaatgagttacgaatcacaaaagactgtttttgtcacttaccctcctaagagagaggccacccgctggtggaaggctaaggaagatagagagatagtgtaaaaactttagagccagaacaaaggcggacgagtatgatgaattttGAATCTAAGATtttaaaagttgtcaagatttgttctgaggactaaaatcccagaacgacgtgatgtttgaagtcaatgattagtgggtttgTGAAATGTTTGCAAGAGAcatgaaaataaaaagaaactgaagtggaaaggaacataaaggcaatagagtttgaggtatgataagggagttgggtatgaggaaaccctaaagactcgtaacaatagaaatagaaaagtatgtaatcatcaggatgagagtgattcaccataagttaaagttgatggatgaaggcataagaaatatatatattgtaccccctttaagttgggaggattcgagtaaaccttgagatagttcgaaggataaacaatgagacgcggatagactgaggagacaagaaagtaagaaattaggaaaattgaatgaagaaagtgaccttcaagaatgtgaagtgtaagactgggggcatgatacccagaaagggagacaccaagtacaaaagatatcccaacattgagatgactgttgagataaacaacaaaagtaaaagaggatttggtaaaaagaagttcacgttgaacacgaccaatatcttccag
The sequence above is drawn from the Apium graveolens cultivar Ventura chromosome 2, ASM990537v1, whole genome shotgun sequence genome and encodes:
- the LOC141695360 gene encoding secreted RxLR effector protein 161-like, giving the protein MVVRSLKVEKYPFLPRKEDEDALGSEVPYLSVIGDFMYLANNTRPDIAFVMKLLARFILDPTKRNWDGIKHIFEYLRGTVDLGLILSNSSTSQLVGYADAGYYGIVISWKSMK